From Leptospira sp. WS58.C1, one genomic window encodes:
- a CDS encoding AbrB/MazE/SpoVT family DNA-binding domain-containing protein, with protein sequence MDASSVKKTTIRAIGNSAGATIPKVLLEKYNFHEGDTVFLLETEAGILLSPYDPDFEEAMDIYQEGSKKYRNALRELAK encoded by the coding sequence GTGGATGCTTCATCAGTAAAAAAGACAACAATTCGGGCAATAGGGAATTCCGCTGGGGCTACAATTCCTAAAGTACTTCTGGAAAAGTATAATTTCCATGAAGGGGATACTGTCTTTCTTTTGGAAACTGAAGCAGGCATTCTTTTGTCTCCATACGATCCTGATTTTGAAGAGGCCATGGACATTTACCAGGAAGGGTCTAAAAAATACCGTAATGCTTTAAGAGAACTGGCTAAATGA
- a CDS encoding HigA family addiction module antitoxin, giving the protein MVSKKLLNVHPGEILQEEFLEPMGISGYRLSKETGIPESKISDIIHGKRNITASISIKLGKFFDLNPHFWIGLQNDYDIREEQHKLAKVLKSMKSYKDFYKDQDSKKVTPSLA; this is encoded by the coding sequence ATGGTAAGTAAAAAACTATTGAATGTTCACCCTGGTGAGATTTTGCAGGAAGAATTCTTAGAACCAATGGGAATTTCCGGTTATAGATTATCTAAAGAAACTGGCATTCCTGAGTCGAAGATTTCAGATATTATTCATGGAAAGAGAAATATAACCGCTAGTATTTCAATAAAACTCGGTAAGTTCTTTGATTTAAATCCACACTTTTGGATTGGCCTTCAGAACGATTATGATATTCGGGAAGAGCAGCATAAATTAGCAAAAGTCCTTAAAAGTATGAAATCATATAAGGATTTTTATAAAGACCAAGATAGTAAGAAAGTGACGCCGTCCTTGGCTTAA
- a CDS encoding type II toxin-antitoxin system RelE/ParE family toxin, producing the protein MIRSFKDKETQEIWEGHFSKKYPPDIQKKAQMKLGMINNVVDVMELRVPPGNRLHKLSGDREGQYSISINSQWRICFNFESNHAFDVEIADYH; encoded by the coding sequence GTGATAAGGTCTTTTAAAGACAAAGAGACGCAGGAAATTTGGGAAGGTCATTTTTCAAAGAAATATCCACCGGATATTCAGAAGAAAGCACAAATGAAGCTTGGCATGATCAACAACGTTGTAGATGTGATGGAACTCCGAGTTCCACCTGGAAATCGGCTTCATAAATTGTCTGGAGATAGGGAAGGGCAGTATTCTATTTCAATTAATTCACAATGGCGAATTTGTTTTAATTTTGAAAGTAATCATGCCTTCGATGTTGAAATAGCAGATTATCATTAG
- the vapC gene encoding type II toxin-antitoxin system tRNA(fMet)-specific endonuclease VapC has protein sequence MYLLDTNICIFLIKKKNQMVLDKLKKNLNKGLFISSLTLAELEFGIENSEHKEKNRVSLIEFISIFDILPFEQSDAQAFGLIKADLKKSGNLIGSIDTLLAAQALSRDFIFVTNNTKEFNRVKNLKIEDWSL, from the coding sequence ATGTATCTTCTTGATACGAATATTTGTATTTTTCTCATTAAAAAGAAAAACCAAATGGTGTTAGATAAATTAAAGAAAAATCTGAATAAAGGTTTGTTCATTTCTTCGCTAACACTTGCTGAATTAGAATTTGGAATAGAAAATAGTGAACACAAAGAGAAAAATAGAGTTTCTCTAATCGAATTTATATCTATATTTGATATTCTTCCTTTCGAGCAATCTGATGCACAAGCATTTGGACTCATTAAAGCAGATCTAAAAAAATCAGGAAATTTAATTGGTTCAATTGATACACTATTAGCAGCGCAAGCTTTATCACGTGATTTTATTTTTGTAACAAACAACACTAAAGAATTTAATAGAGTAAAGAATCTAAAAATCGAAGATTGGTCTCTATAA
- the vapB gene encoding type II toxin-antitoxin system antitoxin VapB, with the protein MQTAKLFINGRSQAVRLPKEFQFKGDDVFIQKVGEAVILVPKNKAWNVFLDGLNSFSDDFLKEGRETLSESERESL; encoded by the coding sequence ATGCAAACTGCAAAACTATTTATAAATGGAAGAAGTCAGGCAGTAAGATTGCCAAAGGAATTTCAATTCAAAGGTGACGATGTTTTCATTCAAAAGGTTGGTGAAGCGGTCATTTTGGTACCGAAGAATAAAGCATGGAATGTATTTCTCGATGGTTTGAATAGCTTCAGCGATGATTTCTTGAAAGAAGGAAGGGAAACGCTCTCCGAATCTGAAAGAGAAAGTCTTTAA
- a CDS encoding type II toxin-antitoxin system VapC family toxin has translation MNIVDSSGWLEYFAGTKRSDLFSEAIEKTDKLLVPTISLYEVFKKIYIERDEDSALRVIAHMQQGAVIDLDASISIFAAKLSKDHKIPMADSIILATARKYNAILWTQDEDFIGLDGVKYFPKK, from the coding sequence TTGAATATAGTAGATTCTTCAGGTTGGCTTGAGTATTTTGCTGGTACAAAACGTTCTGATTTATTTTCAGAAGCAATTGAAAAGACAGATAAACTCCTTGTTCCTACTATATCGTTGTATGAAGTGTTTAAGAAAATCTATATAGAAAGAGATGAAGACAGTGCTTTGAGAGTTATTGCTCATATGCAACAAGGAGCTGTAATAGATTTAGATGCTTCCATTTCAATATTCGCCGCAAAATTAAGTAAGGATCATAAAATACCGATGGCTGATAGTATTATTTTAGCAACAGCTCGTAAGTATAATGCAATATTATGGACTCAAGACGAAGATTTTATTGGTTTAGATGGTGTTAAATATTTCCCGAAAAAGTAG
- a CDS encoding AbrB/MazE/SpoVT family DNA-binding domain-containing protein: MSKVVISPKFQVVIPKEIREKTGIKVGSHLEVISYGNRIELIPIEPIKKLKGFLNGMDTKIERDKDRL; encoded by the coding sequence ATGAGCAAAGTTGTTATTTCGCCTAAATTTCAAGTAGTTATTCCTAAGGAGATACGTGAAAAAACAGGAATCAAAGTGGGTAGTCACTTAGAGGTAATCTCTTATGGAAATAGAATAGAATTAATTCCAATTGAACCGATTAAGAAGCTAAAAGGCTTCCTTAATGGAATGGACACTAAAATTGAAAGAGATAAGGACCGTCTTTGA